A segment of the Halovivax limisalsi genome:
GGGGCCCGCGCGAAGAGCGCCCGAGACGAGCGAAGGTCGTCGCGTTCGCCCCGCGAGCCGACGGGACGACAGGCGAACGGGACCGCGTCACGTCGACGATTCCTCCGAGCCGGAGGCGCCGTCGGCCTCACCGCGCTCGCCGGCTGTACCGAGGACGTCGGTAGTGAACTGCCCGAGAACCGGGCGTGGCCGATCGCGGGCCTGCTCCCATCGCTTCCCTTCGAAACCAGGGCCGATCGATTCGACGCCCGCCTCGAGTCGGCGGCGGCCGAACCCATCGACGACGTCAACGCCTTCACCGAGGTCGTCCAGAATCGGGTCTCGCGTCTCGACTCGATCGAGGAGGACCGGGACGTCCTCGCCGTCGAGTACGTCACCGACGTCGATCGATCGGACGGCGTGGGCCACGACATCGCCGCCATCGCGGGCGCCTACGCCGCCCTGATCGAGGCCGGCTACCAGTCCTACGCCCTCACGACGACGATCCGCGAGGCGCCGTCGGGCCCCGTCGGCAGCGCGGTCGTCTACACCGAGTGGGCCGTGGCGTACAACGAGGGTCGCTACGATACCGGCGAGTACAGGGAACTCGTCTGGACGACGATCGAGTCCACGCGCCACCCGCCGGCCATCGAGGTCGAGCCCGACGAGTGAGTGGCAGCCGGTGAGCGCGCCGTCGCTCGGCGGGCCGGTCGACGACTCGCTGGGCGAACGATCGACCTCCGACAGGCCGATCGGTGACATTCAACGGACCGATCGATCGGTCGACGTCCGGAAGGTCGATCGGCGGGTCGTCCGGAAGGTCGATCTGGTAGGGCCCGTCCGATCGATCGGCTCGATACGCGACAGGCGTTTTATGGGGGTTCGCTCCCGTATTCCGGTATGGACATCTACGAGAGCGACCTCCCGGGCGTCGGCAAGAAACACGAGGTCGAACTCGAGGACGACGCGCGGCTGGTCGTCATCACGCACAACACCGGCAAGCGGGAGGTCTACCGGAAGGAGACGCCGGACTCGGACGGCGAGAAGCTGTTCGAACTCTCCGATCGCCTGGCGCGAACGGTCGGCACGATCCTCGAGGGCGCGTACTTCCAGCC
Coding sequences within it:
- a CDS encoding twin-arginine translocation signal domain-containing protein; the protein is MDSNPRSGPPDGARAKSARDERRSSRSPREPTGRQANGTASRRRFLRAGGAVGLTALAGCTEDVGSELPENRAWPIAGLLPSLPFETRADRFDARLESAAAEPIDDVNAFTEVVQNRVSRLDSIEEDRDVLAVEYVTDVDRSDGVGHDIAAIAGAYAALIEAGYQSYALTTTIREAPSGPVGSAVVYTEWAVAYNEGRYDTGEYRELVWTTIESTRHPPAIEVEPDE